TCTCCAAGAAACTTTGATTAGGAACGGTAAGAAAGGCTCCCTTTGTGGTTCATCCTCCTCTCCGCTTCTCCTGTCTTTCAGTGGCTGCTCATTTGTGATCAAAACTGTTTCAGATAgtaagttttcttttctttttaaaaggtggctGCAAAGCCTGATTTCACTGAGGGCTGCAAGGTCAAAGAAACAAGCAGTGTCTTTTGAAACAATGAATTCTTTTGTATTGATAAATCCAGTGGCAGAACAGCCCTGCAGTGAGATTCACAGCCAGTCTGTCTGTTGTGTCCAGGATTCAGTTTCAACAATGTGGTGTAATTTTAGTGTGTTTCTTACTATTACTTactgtttgtggttcatgaactagacatgccatgaaccatgaacagaACTGAAGCCCTttctcccagtttgtgcccatgccTAACCATGTCTGGTTAGAAATAATTAGAAATGAAACACGGAACGACCAAAAACAACGGCTTTTCAGTAGGGTATTTCTGGGTATCTGTGCCCATTAGTGTTGATGCACACTTGAGGCAGGAACTTTCTGTTCTAATTTGTTTTTCAAACAGTTACAATATACCAAAAGATCACCAATTGTTTTGCGCTTACAGAATGATGTCTTATAGTAAGATTGCCTTCTGTTAAACTGCTTTGGGTGCAAGTTTCTTTCAGAAAAGTAGGGTAGACATACTATGAATAAAAATGGTACAGGCTTAATGCATTTGATAAAGGTTCGTTGTTCTACTCAGGGAGCCTAACTGAGTGAGGGGAGCATTATGTAGAGGCGTTAACGATCatgatatttgtatttatttttcaggtGTACCTTGTAGACGAGCCATGGGTGGGGAAAGTTCAACACCACTGGTAAGAAGTGAACCTGAAGAGAGGTCTGCCAGGGAAGAAGGAAACCTCTCACTTCTGACTGCCTCAGGAAAAGCCACTCTTGACATTGCCATCACAGGGGTAACAGGTGCTGGCAAATCATCCCTTGTCAACGCCCTACGGGGTGTATCCGATTTTGATGAGGCAGCAGCCATAACTGACGTGATAGAAGTAAAAGCAGAGCCAATGTGTTATCCACACCCCATCATTCCAAATGTAACAATATGGGACCTACCTGGTACTGGGACATCTGATTTCAAAGCCAAGGAGTACCTAGAAAGAGTAAATTTCAGCCAATATGATTTCTTCATAATCGTCGCTTCGGAACGCTTCACCATCTATGACATCCAGCTGTCCCATGCAATTCAGAGAATGAAGAAGCAGTTCTACTACGTGAGGACCAAAATGGACATCAGCATTAGCAATGAAAAACTGAATCCCGCCTTCAATGAGAAAGCAACCATTCAACAAGTCAGAAAATATTGTTTTGGTAGTTTGGTGGAGGCTGGTATTCCTTCTCCGCAGATTTTCCTTGTCTCCAGTTGGTTTCAGAAAAAATACGATTTCCCCCGCCTGCAAAAGACCTTACAGAATGAATACAAGACTCTGAGGAGATGTACCTTAAGACCAACTGACAAGTATGCTGGGTTAAACCCTTGATTTGATTTTCTGTGAACAAAAAGTGTGTCTAAAAATTGTAGTCCTGGTACAGGATTGTGGCAGGCAACAACATGAATCAGTATTAACTAcaaacacaatacctttattggcataatgcaGGTTAGCAAGACAAGCAGAGATAGTTAAAACACATcagtcagtttgaatttaaaaactgaagatagAAATTCTGCCATAATAAAAGTTGGCAgatctcttgaatggtttctccatttgggtAGAAGAGGTATAATAttccttcgctggacaataaacaagggactatccagtaagatatgttgaatAGTGTCAGGGGAATTTGATTCGCAAAGGCATcgtctattttcgaaaggaatcttggcaaatctcccttgtaatactttggatggaaaggtgttGAGCCGAGCAGGTGAAAATGCCctgcgataaaggggatttgccaagttatagaaataagctggcatgatcccatgcttcacttggagaccaagagcatgGGTAGAACAAGTTGCCGGAACGGttggatggattttttgaaattcctgaccaagaagcctttgtttaatttggcacaTAACGGAAGACTccttcagagataagatgtaatcgtagtaGAATTAACTATTTTTCTATCTTTATCCCAATTTAGAAAGCTGCACAATACttttaaacataataaaatatatcctatatatatattaaatatatataaatgaactAAATGAATTTAAGCTCTACTCCCATATGGCAAAATAAATGCACTATTTCACTTACTGTTTCCTCACCAGTGATACTTACGATTGCTGATTGGTGAAATGGCCATTGGTGGAGAGAACAGTGATGACTCTCTTTTCCAGGGTGTGGCTCCAATCCCCACTAGGGACACATTTTAGAGTTAGAAAGGACTTAAGGCAAGAGTTCCAGTTGCTGAATCTCATATCCTTATAGAGCAGAAAACTGACCAACAAATTTTCAAGTTTATCTTGGGACGCATTTCAGCATTATGCCGAACACGTCATCAACTGCAAAATCTCTGTAGATGTACCATCTGTATCTgtacatctatatctatatctatctatatctatacatagaaataaaacagtaagagggttCTGGGAGGAGTTGGCACTCATAGCCAACCAGTCAGGTACGTTGTTCCAGctttcccatccctgattggccatccgtcCAACAAACGGGCAATCGGGAAGGGTGTCTCGCTCCTGGCTACATTCCTCTCCAGCTTCtcccatatggaagaagtgccagctggtgcgtgggagctggagggagggtgTGGGGCCTGGGATTGTGagccatgtggaagtggggatggggagggagggagccccacaCCACTGCTTACCCCTGCCCTGAGTAGCCCTGGCCGTGGCCTTGCCATGCATCGGTGGTGCTGCGGGGTCAAGCCAATCCCAGCCAGTGCTCCTGCCATCCCGTGCAGCTCCGGCTGCGTCCTTGCCAGTCTGTGGCGGGGCTGTCCAGGGCAGCCAGGGGAGGCATAGAGTCCCCTCCGTCCCCAAAATGCTCACCAAGCACTTCCCGCTGCCACCCTGAAAACGTCCACTGAAGCCTCAGTGAGACTTTTTGGTGTGGCAGGGGGAGGCCTGGAGTCCCCACCAgcgcctctttccccccccccataaacgcCATCCGAAAACCTCTCCAGGCATTGGCTGGcctctcggaggggggggggctctagcacctgttgtattttgaAACACAACAGGCTTCTTTGCTAGTAAATCTATAAAACCTATTCTATTTTGAAGGGCACCTGGCAGTTGCATTGGATAGTTCTCCTAGTAAAATTCCTACTTTTACTGACGGCTGCGgttattgttagatttattggTGTTATCATTGACATCTGTCTTGTGCTCCTCCTATTTCAAGTGGTTCCCTGTTCTTTTTAAGGCTGGCAttctctttctatttttttttttaaaccttaatCTGTTTTTGCATAATAGGTGATGGTAGAGCTTTCTTAAAACTTCCTAAATATATTAcacctttctttttgtttcttagaTCAACCAAACCATCCCAAGGAATTGGAACGCATTTCAAACTTCTTCCAAAAACCTTAAAAACAGGCCTTGCAACACTGAAGGATACTCTGATGCATAGAAATCTTGAAGAGGTGACTGAGGAAGTTCGTCAAGAACTGGATGGATTACAAAACGTCAGGCTTGACATAGCCATCACAGGGGTCTCAGGGGCTGGCAAATCATCCCTTGTGAATGCCCTGAGGGGCATGACTGATTATGAAGAAGGTGCAGCCGAGGTTGGAATAACGCAAACAACGATGGAGTGTTGTGCCTATCCACATCCCTCATTTCCGAATGTAACTATCTGGGATCTGCCAGGAATTGGGACACCTGAATTTAGACCACAGAATTACCTAAAGAAGGTCAATTTTACCCAGTATGATTTCTTCATGATTGTCAGCTCAGAACGTTTCACTGAGAATGACGTCCTCCTGGCCCGTGAAATTCAGAACATGAAGAAGAAATTTTACTTTGTGCGCTCCAAAATGGATGCCAGTATAGCTGCTGAAATTAGGAACCCAAACTTCAATCTGGACAGATCCCTTGAGAAGATACGAGAAAATTGTTGTCATGAACTGACAGAGGCAGGAGAATCTAATTCAAGAGTTTTCCTCATCTCTAGGCGAGATTTGAATAGGTTTGATTTCCCGGATCTCCAAGAAACCTTAGAAGATGACCTAGATGAGCTCAAGAGACATGCTCTAATTctgtctatgccacttttctcaagaAAAATCCtcaaaaagaaaatggctgctatggagtcCCATATATGGAAATTTGCTTTTCTATCCTGTGCTGTCGGGTTAATTCCTGTCCCAGGGCTTTCTACGGCTTGTGATCTTGGTATCCTGGTAATGGCATTGCTGTATTTCTACAAAGTCTTTGGCTTGGATGAAGAGTCCCTTCGCAGAGCTGCCAAAGTATTCGGCAAAGATTACCGAGTGCTGAAATCTGCAATAAAAAAGTCTCCGATGTCCAGCGAGATTACGCCTACACTTGTAGGTAGCCTCTTAGGCCGGTCAGTGCTTTGTGTAAGTCTGGCAGTAATAGAAGTGGTCTTCTATTTTGTACCAGTTTTGGGTTCTCTGTTTGGAGGAAGTAGTTCCTTCGTCACCACATTCTTCATGCTGAAGAGCTTCCTGAAGGACATTGTAGAAGATGCAGAGAATGTACGGGCAAAAGCTACTGAGCCTTAACCATCATGATGTCCAGGCACCAAGACACCGGTTCGGAAAAAGAGTCACAGGACCAGAACTCAAGAATGAACAAGCAAGGACACTGGATTAGAATTTCAGACTTCAGATCAGaagcttatttttctttttattgatAACCAAGATCATTGAACCTTCAGTatgaaataacaaataaaataatttctgtcTGGTTAGTTCCAGACCTGAAGTGTCCTTTCCTGTCTTCCTGCTTTTCCAGAGAGCCAGTCAGGGCCTCTGAAGAATGGTAGagtgccagcgtggtgtagcggttaggagtccggacttgtaatctggagagccgggtttgattccccgctcccccacatgcagccaggtgggtgaccttgggctcgcctcagcactgataaagctgttctgactgaaaagtagtatcagggctctctcagcctcacccacctcacaggatgtcagttgtggggagaggaaagggaaggcaactgtaagccatgttgagactccttcaggtagagaaaagtggcatataagaaccaaattttcttcttcttctagtactcAAAtcctaatttttaaattaaaaaaatgcctACTAGTAAATTGTATGTTCTTGTGACCTTACTTTACTTGTTTTCCACAACAACACTTAGTCTGTGACAAGCCTTTTAGCATAGGTCACCTAGAGCCATGACAAATGTAAGAAATGTTAGgcttttatttctttgatttctataccagTCTTTTCATTTCACTAATAAATCTAACTTGCTATTCAAGTAAAGTGTGTGTTCTTCTGAACGGGCTTGACTTGAGACCCTCTCCTTCCTCACATTTAACGCCTGGGTTCTCTCAACTAAGAACGGCTCCCAGGATCATTAGGGAAGCTAGTGGTTGAAGACTCAAATCTCACCGAATGGCTTCTCAGTGGGATCTCCCCATTAATCAATGCCAGTCTGACAGTTCTGTAGCTCAGTAGTTGGAAGCAGGCTTCGGTTTAGGGTGGAATCAGGTAGATTCAGGTCCAGATGGAAAGCTGAAATGGTTAGATTCCCATCAAATCCTACCTCACACATTAATCCATGCAgtgctggggagaggagaggggtaaaTATTCTTTGGCGAACCTCAGGGGCATGACAGATGTTTGCAGTAATTTACCTGGGGCAGGTATTAGTTTATCTGGCCTGTGATTTCCTGGGATGCTCCTGGATTAGCAACAACATTGGCAGGGGATGAGGGgtgtgggttgggttgggttgccagatccaggttgggaaactcctagagatttgaggatggagactAGTAACAACAGAAAACTCAATAGAgtaaggtgaaggtaaaggtatcccctgtgcaagcaccgggtcatgtctgacccttagggtgacaccctcttgtgttttcatggcagactcaatacggggtggtttgccagtgccttccccagtcatggacggctgagtcaaccttgagccgtctgctgggatcgaactcccagcctcatgggcagagctttcagactgcatgtctgctgccttaccactctgcaccacaagaggctctactcaaTAGAGTACAATAAGTCAAACCtcgaaagcatccattttctcctggagaatgaATCTTTTATCAGGaggtgaggtgtaattccagcagatccccaggtcccacctgtaggctggcatccctaggaaccTCCCACCTTACCCACCTAACCCACCTTACAGTCAGATGTACTCTCAAGAACTCCCCTTAAAACCCACTTCTTGTGGCTTGGATTGCTATGAACTCCTCAGACTTCATGTGTTGTCGATCACATGATCCTGGTACACACGGAGACTGAAGAAGGGGCAAGCAGGGCCTTTGTAGCCATCTCCTCTAAGGAAAACagcctgaaaaacaaaaacaaaacttctgCTTTCCCAGGGAGGTGGAACGGCAGCAGCAGGGTAACAGGGGCAAGAGGATGCATTGAAAACTGCTGGGTTGATCTGGCTTTATTCTCCAGAGGGAAGAAACACAGAAAACCTTTGCTGAGTGGATGCTGCTACATCTGCTTGTCTTCCATGGCCATATCCTAATTAGGTACCCACCCAtgggtgctttaaaaaaattacaaacattGAGAGATAGCAGATCCTTCCTTAACTTAGATCACTCACCTGGTTATGCCCCCGCCCTCTCTCTGACTCTCTCTGTTGCAAAATTTGTTCATGGGGAACCAACTCTTGTTTGCAGTAGGAAACATGCTTGCTGGGGTTTTTGGACTTTTTTGCATGGTTCTACTGGGATTGCCAGATCCCTTGGTTGCCCAGTCTTTATGTGGGATTGCCCAGAAGCTATATGATGAacagctgcaatcccaggagatctccaggaaccaCCTGAAGATCATATAAAGAAACACCATTGGTTTCTCGCagaaatacacccaaaagca
Above is a window of Paroedura picta isolate Pp20150507F chromosome 5, Ppicta_v3.0, whole genome shotgun sequence DNA encoding:
- the LOC143837026 gene encoding interferon-inducible GTPase 5-like, giving the protein MGGESSTPLVRSEPEERSAREEGNLSLLTASGKATLDIAITGVTGAGKSSLVNALRGVSDFDEAAAITDVIEVKAEPMCYPHPIIPNVTIWDLPGTGTSDFKAKEYLERVNFSQYDFFIIVASERFTIYDIQLSHAIQRMKKQFYYVRTKMDISISNEKLNPAFNEKATIQQVRKYCFGSLVEAGIPSPQIFLVSSWFQKKYDFPRLQKTLQNEYKTLRRCTLRPTDKSTKPSQGIGTHFKLLPKTLKTGLATLKDTLMHRNLEEVTEEVRQELDGLQNVRLDIAITGVSGAGKSSLVNALRGMTDYEEGAAEVGITQTTMECCAYPHPSFPNVTIWDLPGIGTPEFRPQNYLKKVNFTQYDFFMIVSSERFTENDVLLAREIQNMKKKFYFVRSKMDASIAAEIRNPNFNLDRSLEKIRENCCHELTEAGESNSRVFLISRRDLNRFDFPDLQETLEDDLDELKRHALILSMPLFSRKILKKKMAAMESHIWKFAFLSCAVGLIPVPGLSTACDLGILVMALLYFYKVFGLDEESLRRAAKVFGKDYRVLKSAIKKSPMSSEITPTLVGSLLGRSVLCVSLAVIEVVFYFVPVLGSLFGGSSSFVTTFFMLKSFLKDIVEDAENVRAKATEP